In the Clostridium gelidum genome, TAATAAGGTTTGTTGAATATGAACTCGTACGCAGATTTCCCCAAAAACTGCAGAGACCCTATAAAAATTTAAGGGGGGTGAATTAAGAATGGCAAATATCCAATCAGCAAAAAAGAGAATTAAAGTTACTGAAACTAAGACTTTAAAGAACAGAATGGTTAAGTCTGCTTTAAAGACTGTTATAAAGAAATTTGAAGCTGCTGTAGAAGCTAAGAATAACGAAGAAGCTACAACTTTATATACATCAGTTGTTAAGTCATTAGATATGGCGACTACTAAGGGAGTTGTTCATAAGAACATGGCTGCTAGAAAGAAATCAAGATTAGCTACAAAGTTACACGCTATGGCATAATCTTAAAAACCCATCTATCACTAGATGGGTTATTTTTTTGCGCAAAATCCTTAGTTTATTTCTTCACTGTAAGAGTATTTATAAGGAGAAATTCCATTTCCATATTCTTATCTATTCCTGTGGATTTTAATTTTGTTTCTGTTTTAACACAAATTTTAATTAACTCCATTAACTGTTTTTCAGTAAATCTATT is a window encoding:
- the rpsT gene encoding 30S ribosomal protein S20 gives rise to the protein MANIQSAKKRIKVTETKTLKNRMVKSALKTVIKKFEAAVEAKNNEEATTLYTSVVKSLDMATTKGVVHKNMAARKKSRLATKLHAMA